The following are encoded in a window of Megalops cyprinoides isolate fMegCyp1 chromosome 16, fMegCyp1.pri, whole genome shotgun sequence genomic DNA:
- the si:ch211-153b23.7 gene encoding uncharacterized protein si:ch211-153b23.7 has translation MSPSQLSVQHPDSSRGFQLCTSVSTGVQLRRELSSDPVNVSRAADAISQGDRLLSEEEQVTLITESMSVTSADEEKLLLLNKNTELRRLNKELMKLNEDWDHIYRSTTMGLEQRLGAVEQESSALKQLNSRLLLKVEHEQSKREYYEQTLLQELKKNQHLQEYVRLLEARLHHSKTDRDWLGGALNGLEVTRPPQTGSPSESSREECQGSSCNPALPLGSPSAVSGRRSRSQANRSSPCRESEEEAITVKQVQDLKDQLEALRCQTRIYEADYKMEHKGHQRMLLENKKLRRKEGEMRQQMALLQEQLKVYEDDFQKERSDKQVLQRLLLKKSPPNDPVLVHRCNNDQEHPVGEREWRRDREKGGTRHPPSTKHSERRGHKADCPHHPCPQRHAEDKSPFSVDYN, from the exons AATGTGTCACG GGCAGCAGATGCCATCTCGCAGGGGGACAGGCTGTTGTCCGAGGAGGAGCAGGTGACCCTGATCACGGAGAGCATGTCGGTCACCTCGGCCGACGaggagaagctgctgctgctgaacaAGAACACGGAGCTGCGCAGACTCAACAAGGAG ctgATGAAGCTGAATGAGGACTGGGACCACATCTACCGCAGCACCACCATGGGCCTGGAGCAGCGTCTGGGAGCCGTGGAGCAGGAGAGCTCCGCCCTCAAGCAGCTCAACAGCAGGCTGCTGCTGAAAGTGGAGCACGAGCAG AGTAAGAGGGAGTACTATGAGCAGACTCTACTGCAAGAGCTCAAGAAGAACCAGCACCTGCAGGAGTATGTTCGACTGCTGGAAGCCCGTCTGCACCACAGCAAAACTGACAGAGATTGGCTAGGGGGCGCTCTG AATGGATTGGAGGTGACTCGACCCCCACAAACAGGCAGCCCGTCTGAGTCTAGCCGAGAGGAATGCCAGGGGTCCAGCTGTAACCCCGCTCTGCCGCTGGGGTCACCCTCTGCTGTTTCAGgcagaaggagcaggagccagGCAAACAGGAGCTCTCCCTGCAGGGAGTCGGAGGAAGAAGCAATCACTGTGAAACAGGTGCAGGACCTGAAAGATCAGCTAGAGGCACTGCGATGCCAG ACACGGATCTATGAGGCCGACTACAAGATGGAGCACAAAGGCCACCAGCGCATGCTGTTGGAGAACAAGAAACTGCGCAGGAAGGAGGGCGAGATGCGCCAGCAGATGGCACTGTTGCAGGAGCAG CTGAAGGTTTATGAAGACGACTTCCAGAAGGAACGCTCAGATAAACAGGTGCTGCAGCGCCTCCTGTTGAAGAAGTCCCCTCCCAATGACCCCGTCCTTGTCCACCGCTGCAACAACGACCAAGAGCACCCAGTAGGGGAGAGGGAGTGGcggagggacagggagaaaggCGGCACACGGCACCCTCCCTCCACCAAGCATAGCGAGCGGCGTGGGCACAAGGCAGACTGCCCCCACCACCCATGCCCTCAGCGGCATGCAGAGGACAAGTCACCCTTCTCTGTAGACTACAACTAG
- the zgc:174917 gene encoding probable alpha-ketoglutarate-dependent hypophosphite dioxygenase, translating into MSTSTAELHSSFAQQGFLTGVPVLSAAELQAAREAFGELEREFGEEYTQYSLHNVHLKYNWVMSLAKHPRILDTIKALLGPDVILLDSRFICKYPALGNSTPGGNEGKDITILTEEKRENSDEDWNNKRPHTEQMEKSGLPFVAWHQDMRYWGVDGGPVLSVWLALDDSLKDNGALQVIPGSHCSGMFPHRQSLHPGNMLSVNQEIPEELVPTDEAVLCPLLAGQMSVHDGLLIHGSDPNTSGRRRCGFVMRFTPTCAYPIQDPDRPRRFNATVLVCGSDQFRNFPNNSLTLQ; encoded by the exons ATGAGCACTTCCACAGCAGAGCTTCACTCCTCCTTTGCGCAGCAGGGATTCCTGACGGGGGTGCCAGTGCTGAGCGCTGCTGAGCTACAGGCAGCCAGGGAGGCCTTTGGCGAGCTGGAAAGGGAGTTTG GTGAGGAATACACCCAGTACAGTCTACACAATGTCCATCTGAAGTACAACTGGGTTATGTCCCTGGCCAAACATCCCAGAATCCTGGACACCATCAAGGCACTCCTGGGGCCTGATGTCATCTTGCTTGACTCTCGCTTCATCTGCAAATACCCTGCCCTGGGCAACAGCACCCCTGGTGGAAATGAGGGGAAAGACATCACAATTTTGACcgaggagaagagagagaactCTGATGAGGACTGGAATAACAAAAGACCCCACACTGAACAGATGGAAAAATCAGGTCTGCCCTTTGTTGCCTGGCACCAGGACATGAG GTACTGGGGTGTGGATGGAGGACCGGTGCTCTCTGTATGGCTGGCACTTGATGACTCTCTGAAGGACAATGGGGCCCTGCAGGTCATTCCAG GTAGTCACTGTTCTGGGATGTTCCCCCATCGGCAGTCACTCCACCCTGGAAACATGCTGTCCGTCAATCAGGAGATCCCAGAGGAACTGGTACCAACTGATGAAGCTGTACTATGCCCCCTGTTGGCAGGGCAGATGTCA GTGCATGATGGGCTTCTGATTCACGGCAGTGATCCCAACACATCAGGAAGAAGGCGCTGTGGGTTTGTGATGCGTTTCACCCCCACCTGTGCATATCCTATCCAG GATCCGGATCGGCCACGACGCTTCAATGCCACAGTGCTGGTGTGTGGCAGTGACCAGTTCAGGAACTTTCCCAACAACAGCCTCACACTGCAATAA
- the si:ch211-153b23.5 gene encoding glutamine amidotransferase-like class 1 domain-containing protein 3A, mitochondrial — MAKRVAVVLSGCGVYDGTEVHEASAVLVHLSRAGAKVQMFAPNVEQMHVVNHIEGKPTTEKRNVLQESARIARGDVTDLKKLDVAGQDALIIPGGFGVAKNLCSWATQGKDCTVQPEVEQAIKSFHKVGKPLGLCCISPVLAAKILPGCEITVGHDKECDKWPYAQTACTMKEMGCKHVNKNVGEVHVDVKNKLVTTGAFMCNAPIHEIFDGVGVMVTEVLKLA; from the exons ATGGCGAAACGTGTAGCAGTGGTGCTCTCAGGATGTGGAGTGTATGATGGGACAGAGGTCCATGAGGCCTCGGCTGTGCTTGTGCACCTGAGCCGGGCTGGGGCCAAG GTTCAGATGTTTGCCCCGAACGTGGAACAGATGCATGTGGTGAACCACATAGAAGGCAAGCCCACGACAGAGAAGCGCAACGTGCTGCAGGAGAGCGCCCGTATCGCTCGCGGCGATGTCACCGACCTGAAGAAGCTGGATGTGGCAGGCCAGGACGCTCTGATCATTCCTG GGGGCTTTGGAGTGGCTAAGAACCTCTGTAGCTGGGCCACACAAGGGAAGGACTGCACAGTCCAGCCCGAGGTGGAGCAGGCCATCAAGAGCTTCCACAAGGTGGGCAAGCCCCTTGGCTTGTGCTGCATTTCACCTGTCCTCGCCGCCAAGATCCTGCCAGGCTGTGAGATCACCGTGGGCCATGACAAGGAGTGTGACAA GTGGCCCTATGCTCAGACTGCTTGCACTATGAAGGAGATGGGCTGCAAGCACGTGAATAAGAATGTTGGGGAGGTGCACGTCGATGTCAAGAATAAGCTAGTGACCACCGGCGCTTTCATGTGCAATGCCCCAATTCACGAGATATTTGATGGAGTGGGTGTCATGGTAACCGAGGTACTCAAACTGGCCTAG
- the si:ch211-153b23.4 gene encoding uncharacterized protein si:ch211-153b23.4, with the protein MAEPRVEVESLHFSVGILGITGGSLLLLVNDYAHTPGNDLIPSTALGVLLLIIAALLAYAGVRRSLSHTPLFVSLCLSISALWCGSGLVHILVGEGVVKGPEGLRTAMVPGLAAFTLALLIIGVVGVLQREVVLSIIAFAVSLACAHQIAGLFNVSFGLGATAANYLLVCLVGAYFGSGRLLSYITKGKVQPPGTGLQKKSKLTPSQAQERNDAIPVGLVMNLLSASVLACPLLGVVPQLTPGLVPWLWTAGVFQLGVCVLSYRAMDTLAATFYGFMSVLKFAEGYSLLLKAFNHVPYSPVPFPTVFAVLFFILALFSTQKSLVEGLYQLFFVAYCIAIAAQPKGFFQGGTQGVAAAIFIATALVFLVTLHNMVSPWRVPTGEGLLRAALSRNSRLTLRPHDKDLHAPYLGYSKYADAEVLGHACSVLAAFAITATVGASGPLDVLVLPWAVVAGGALQLLCGSVAFARGKTLESTAFILYGIMWTVWGLTRYGGLYGTTRGFNVAVGIICFMLFNCFVTIGALFLSKAWFAYSLTFQLILISFLLDAVGALPYGYDIGVTIIFGLVSFYCFLANLFNSSFQTPQMPLGDPFIKLSGFGGGRESCPHVPARKATSVQQIAEILKNGGTCGMPTDTVYVLVAACNRPDAVEKAYKIKVHAQDRPMSLWISSVKQLEPARHLIDPVLWDFMEAAWPSSISMVIPRGPWMDCFGLGESAKYIGTPQSIAIRNPDCTVATHLMDLVGPIATMSANPTGEADTTHHNQVYAKLGDKVDGVLCDGPSPENIASTVVDCTKIQSGQIGFFRVGVIPKSQVLQIFEEVQKKHMAGQVNPTFEPDVLEPSEEEKEPKIETLVPVQLSPVKEEEESL; encoded by the exons ATGGCCGAGCCGCGGGTAGAAGTCGAGTCGTTGCATTTCTCAGTTGGTATCCTCGGAATCACTGGAG GTTCTTTGCTCCTTCTGGTGAATGATTATGCCCACACTCCTGGAAATGACCTCATCCCCAGTACTGCACTGGGTGTCTTGCTACTCATCATCGCCGCCCTGTTGGCCTACGCAG GAGTGCGCCGCAGTCTGTCCCACACCCCACTCTTTGTGTCCCTCTGCCTGTCCATTTCTGCCCTGTGGTGTGGCTCAGGGCTGGTGCACATtctggtgggggagggggtggtaaAGGGTCCAGAAGGGCTCAGGACAGCCATGGTTCCGGGGCTGGCGGCCTTCACACTGGCACTGCTGATCATCGGGGTGGTCGgggtcctgcagagagaggtggTCCTCTCAATCATAGCCTTTGCAGTCAGCCTGGCCTGCGCTCACCAGATCGCTGGCCTGTTTAATGTCAGCTTTGGCCTGGGTGCCACCGCTGCCAACTACCTCCTGGTCTGTCTGGTGGGAGCGTACTTTGGGAGCGGCCGCCTGCTCTCTTACATCACCAAGGGGAAGGTGCAGCCGCCGGGCACAGGGCTGCAGAAGAAGAGCAAGCTGACGCCCTCTCAGGCTCAAGAGCGTAACGATGCCATCCCCGTGGGTCTGGTGATGAACCTGCTGTCCGCCAGCGTGCTAgcctgccccctgctgggcgTGGTGCCGCAGCTCACCCCCGGCCTGGTGCCGTGGCTGTGGACAGCCGGTGTTTTCCAGCTGGGCGTGTGTGTCCTGTCCTACCGTGCCATGGACACCCTGGCCGCCACCTTCTATGGCTTCATGTCAGTGCTGAAGTTTGCAGAGGGGTACAGCCTACTGCTGAAGGCCTTTAACCATGTTCCGTACTCCCCAGTGCCTTTCCCCACTGtctttgcagtgctgtttttcatcttgGCTCTATTCAGCACTCAGAAGAGCCTTGTGGAGGGGCTGTACCAGTTGTTCTTCGTAGCCTACTGCATTGCCATCGCTGCCCAGCCAAAGGGATTCTTTCAGGGCGGCACACAAGGTGTGGCGGCGGCCATCTTTATAGCGACTGCATTGGTGTTCCTAGTCACCCTGCACAACATGGTGTCTCCCTGGAGAGTGCCCACAGGTGAGGGCCTGCTGAGGGCCGCCCTGAGCCGCAACAGCCGCCTGACCCTGCGCCCCCATGACAAGGACCTGCACGCCCCCTACCTGGGCTACTCCAAGTATGCCGACGCCGAGGTGCTGGGGCATGCATGCAGCGTCCTGGCGGCCTTCGCCATCACCGCCACAGTGGGCGCCAGCGGGCCCCTGGACGTGCTGGTGTTGCCGTGGGCCGTGGTGGCAGGCGGcgccctgcagctgctgtgcgGCTCAGTGGCCTTCGCCCGGGGGAAGACGCTGGAGAGCACCGCCTTCATCCTGTACGGCATCATGTGGACGGTGTGGGGGCTGACGCGCTATGGCGGGCTTTACGGCACCACCCGGGGCTTCAACGTGGCCGTGGGCATCATCTGCTTCATGCTCTTCAACTGCTTCGTGACGATCGGCGCCCTCTTTCTCAGCAAGGCCTGGTTCGCCTACTCTCTGACCTTCCAGCTCATCCTCATCAGCTTCCTGCTGGACGCGGTGGGCGCACTGCCCTACGGCTACGACATTGGCGTCACCATCATCTTCGGCCTGGTCAGCTTCTACTGTTTCCTGGCCAACCTGTTCAACAGCAGCTTCCAGACCCCGCAGATGCCCCTGGGAGACCCCTTCATCAAGCTCAGTGGCTTTGGTGGAGGCAGGGAAAGCTGTCCGCATGTGCCAGCCCGCAAGGCCACCTCTGTCCAGCAGATTGCAG agatCCTGAAGAACGGAGGGACTTGTGGGAtgcccacagacacagtgtaCGTGCTCGTGGCAGCTTGCAATAGGCCTGACGCAGTGGAGAAGGCCTACAA GATCAAGGTGCATGCCCAGGACCGGCCCATGTCACTGTGGATCTCCAGCGTGAAGCAGCTTGAGCCGGCCAGACACCTGATCGACCCTGTGCTCTGGGACTTCATGGAGGCTGCCTGGCCTTCCTCCATCAGTATGGTCATCCCCAGAG GTCCCTGGATGGATTGCTTTGGTTTGGGAGAATCTGCAAAATACATTGGCACGCCGCAGAGCATCGCCATCAGAAACCCAGACTGCACTGTGGCTACACACCTCATGGACCTG gtgGGACCCATTGCTACAATGTCAGCCAATCCCACAGGCGAGGCTGACACCACACATCACAACCAGGTGTATGCCAAGTTGGGTGATAAG GTAGATGGAGTTCTGTGTGATGGGCCCTCACCAGAGAACATTGCCTCCACTGTGGTAGACTGCACCAAGATTCAGAGCGGCCAAATTGGCTTCTTCAGAGTTGGAGTCATACCTAAGTCTCAG GTGCTGCAGATCTTCGAGGAGGTGCAAAAGAAACATATGGCAGGGCAGGTGAATCCCACCTTTGAGCCAGATGTCTTGGAGCCCAGTGAGGAGGAAAAGGAGCCTAAGATAGAGACACTAGTGCCAGTCCAGCTGAGCCctgtgaaagaggaggaagagtcCCTTTAG